One part of the Engraulis encrasicolus isolate BLACKSEA-1 chromosome 17, IST_EnEncr_1.0, whole genome shotgun sequence genome encodes these proteins:
- the LOC134467007 gene encoding interferon-inducible GTPase 5-like, which translates to MDDISALLSNSGEQTAERAIAKAKEIVNGLVLNIAVTGETGVGKSSFLNAIRGVQRGDEGWAPTGVTETTKEPMMYPHPTMPNVRIWDLPGIGSPRFKAKTYLKGVKFEAYDLFIIVSASRFKENDIMLAKEIKNRRKNFYFVRSKMDLDISNEIESEGKTEEETLCSIREYCLANLCDFGPLPVFLISSRQREKFDFQKLIETLERDLPREKRGLLLHSLPVYSIQRLDEKYSAFKKTIWALAVASGGIGAAPVPGLLFARDTAMILSFLTKVYHSFGLHDKALEKLSVQVNKPILEEVKKSKLIQDISKSKVSLSMLTKLGTIGAVEILSCVVPVAGNIAAAAVSFVTTRAVLQEGLDELYGVAKKVLEMAELQ; encoded by the coding sequence atGGATGACATCAGTGCTTTACTGAGTAATTCTGGTGAACAGACGGCAGAGCGGGCCATTGCAAAAGCTAAAGAAATAGTTAATGGATTAGTGCTGAATATTGCTGTGACCGGGGAGACTGGTGTAGGGAAGTCTTCCTTTTTGAATGCCATCAGAGGTGTTCAAAGAGGGGATGAAGGCTGGGCCCCCACTGGGGTGACAGAAACAACAAAGGAGCCCATGATGTACCCCCATCCAACGATGCCCAACGTGAGGATCTGGGATTTGCCAGGAATAGGGAGTCCACGTTTCAAAGCAAAGACCTACTTGAAAGGTGTGAAATTTGAAGCTTACGACCTATTTATCATTGTGAGTGCATCCAGATTTAAGGAGAATGATATCATGCTCGCAAAAGAAATCAAAAATAGGAGAAAAAACTTTTACTTTGTACGCTCCAAGATGGACCTAGACATAAGCAATGAAATAGAGAGTGAagggaagacagaggaagagacacTCTGCAGCATACGAGAGTACTGCTTGGCCAATCTCTGTGACTTTGGACCTCTCCCGGTCTTCCTCATCTCATCCAGGCAGCGGGAGAAGTTTGACTTCCAGAAACTGATAGAGACTCTGGAAAGAGATCTCCCCAGAGAAAAGAGGGGCTTGCTACTGCATAGTTTACCCGTGTATTCAATACAGCGCCTTGATGAGAAGTACAGCGCATTCAAGAAAACCATCTGGGCACTGGCTGTTGCGTCTGGGGGCATAGGTGCAGCCCCTGTGCCAGGCCTCTTATTTGCCCGTGACACTGCCATGATTCTGTCCTTTCTCACCAAGGTCTACCACTCATTCGGCCTACACGACAAAGCCCTGGAAAAGTTGTCAGTACAAGTGAACAAACCCATATTGGAAGAAGTGAAAAAGTCTAAACTTATTCAGGATATTAGCAAGTCTAAGGTCAGTTTGAGCATGCTGACAAAACTGGGGACCATTGGTGCTGTTGAGATTCTTTCCTGTGTAGTACCAGTTGCAGGCAACATTGCAGCAGCTGCAGTGTCCTTTGTTACCACAAGGGCTGTGCTGCAAGAGGGTCTGGATGAACTGTATGGTGTTGCCAAAAAGGTGCTCGAAATGGCAGAACTGCAGTAA